From one Streptomyces sp. SCSIO 30461 genomic stretch:
- a CDS encoding putative T7SS-secreted protein — translation MSDSYPSLGFDPAPGNTGNVDSLAARTKKAANALDNAQNSIKRLTGNVSWAGDAASAFSKKVGELPRYLKDSQEAMSTASSELTKWRGALSDYQSTARTYEVQAKRAKGQVTTAEKSRDAATNRYNQAASDPAYRLSGQYFTGPALQDAQNKIDAANTRLQQADDDLSAASARLEQAERELEEIIKNAERLLEEHQAQARGVADRLRKANDSAPDPGFWERLGDQFQKLGHAIQEWCARNKDLLKSIGDWLGNISAVLGILSLLTLWCPPLSGALALAGAALSAGALLAHGAAKLGGADVSMLDLAGDALGVIPGVGFAKTAVTGTVKVAVGTVDTAAGAVSRVDDVQKVMRLNRLVGEGVADGSNFAREAGRLRSAAEGRIFEATGAGNKLRLAWENSVATNLGSQMAEKGLSATINRIPGLRDMDSLRSAIRVDDSLDPLSWWSKGPLLATQIPGAATGIYDSITGD, via the coding sequence ATGAGCGACTCCTACCCCTCACTGGGCTTCGACCCGGCCCCGGGCAACACCGGAAACGTGGACTCGCTCGCCGCCCGCACCAAGAAGGCCGCGAACGCCCTCGACAACGCGCAGAACAGCATCAAGCGCCTCACGGGGAACGTGAGCTGGGCCGGTGACGCCGCCTCCGCGTTCTCGAAGAAGGTCGGCGAGCTGCCCCGCTACCTCAAGGACAGCCAGGAGGCGATGAGTACGGCGTCATCCGAGCTGACGAAGTGGCGCGGGGCCCTGAGCGACTACCAGAGCACGGCCCGCACCTACGAAGTCCAGGCCAAGCGGGCCAAGGGGCAGGTGACGACCGCGGAGAAGAGCAGGGACGCCGCGACGAACCGCTACAACCAGGCGGCCTCCGACCCCGCCTACCGGCTCAGCGGCCAGTATTTCACCGGTCCCGCGCTCCAGGACGCCCAGAACAAGATCGACGCGGCCAACACCCGCCTCCAGCAGGCCGACGACGACCTCTCGGCTGCCTCAGCCCGACTCGAACAGGCGGAGCGCGAGCTCGAAGAGATCATCAAGAACGCCGAGCGACTGCTCGAAGAGCATCAGGCACAGGCCCGCGGCGTCGCGGATCGCCTGCGCAAGGCGAACGACAGCGCACCCGACCCGGGTTTCTGGGAGCGCCTGGGCGACCAGTTCCAGAAGCTCGGCCACGCCATCCAGGAGTGGTGCGCCCGGAACAAGGACCTGCTCAAGTCCATCGGCGACTGGCTGGGCAACATCTCCGCCGTCCTGGGCATCCTGTCCCTGTTGACCCTGTGGTGCCCGCCGCTGTCCGGCGCCCTCGCCCTGGCGGGTGCCGCGCTCTCGGCGGGCGCGCTGCTCGCCCACGGCGCCGCCAAACTGGGCGGGGCGGACGTCAGCATGCTGGACCTCGCGGGGGACGCCCTCGGCGTCATTCCGGGAGTCGGATTCGCGAAGACGGCTGTCACGGGAACGGTCAAGGTCGCCGTGGGTACGGTGGACACCGCGGCCGGCGCCGTCTCGAGGGTCGACGACGTGCAGAAGGTGATGCGTCTGAACCGCCTCGTCGGCGAAGGGGTCGCCGACGGGTCGAACTTCGCACGGGAGGCCGGTCGGCTGCGCTCCGCGGCCGAGGGCCGCATCTTCGAGGCCACGGGCGCCGGAAACAAGCTGCGTCTGGCCTGGGAGAACTCGGTGGCGACTAACCTCGGCTCCCAGATGGCCGAGAAGGGACTCAGCGCCACCATCAACCGCATTCCAGGACTGCGGGACATGGACTCCCTGCGGTCGGCCATCCGCGTCGACGACTCGCTTGACCCACTCTCCTGGTGGTCGAAGGGCCCGCTGCTCGCCACGCAGATACCCGGCGCCGCGACCGGCATCTACGACAGCATCACGGGAGACTGA
- a CDS encoding transposase family protein — MSSSLIPAPVRTPVPEDELLVQLLAGIPDPCRRRGVRRPVGALIAVAVCAVVAGARGFTAIGEWARDAGAAALGRLGPQRGGVDESTLRRLFARLDADRLDVVLGAWALARAVLVEDRRVIAIDGKTVRGARSGGSPAPHLVAALAHGSGAVLGQVAVSEKSPDSLINDLAGALGRGWPSRGDASSRALSSCTFRGRASPVQLAR, encoded by the coding sequence ATGTCATCGTCCCTCATTCCTGCGCCTGTTCGCACGCCCGTCCCGGAAGATGAGCTCCTGGTCCAGTTGCTCGCCGGGATACCTGATCCGTGCCGTCGGCGCGGGGTCCGGCGCCCGGTCGGCGCTCTGATCGCGGTCGCGGTGTGCGCGGTGGTGGCTGGAGCCCGGGGGTTCACCGCGATCGGGGAATGGGCCCGGGACGCGGGAGCCGCCGCGCTTGGGCGGCTGGGGCCGCAACGCGGCGGCGTGGACGAATCCACGCTGCGACGCCTGTTCGCCCGCCTTGACGCGGACCGGCTCGATGTGGTGCTGGGCGCCTGGGCTCTGGCCAGGGCCGTACTCGTTGAGGACCGCAGGGTGATCGCAATCGACGGCAAGACCGTCCGCGGTGCACGCAGCGGCGGTTCCCCGGCCCCGCACCTCGTCGCGGCCCTCGCGCACGGGTCCGGGGCGGTGCTGGGCCAGGTCGCGGTGAGCGAGAAGAGCCCTGACAGCCTGATCAACGACCTTGCCGGAGCCCTGGGTAGAGGGTGGCCATCTCGTGGGGACGCTTCTTCTCGCGCACTTTCTTCTTGTACTTTCCGCGGCCGTGCTTCTCCCGTACAACTGGCGAGGTAA